The sequence below is a genomic window from Tissierellales bacterium.
ACAGAAGTCAAGCCCTATTGCAAAATTTTATTATTTATTCTCTCTTACTTTATTTTTACCACAATTCTATGGTATATAATAAAGGAATATAAAATAATTTCAAAAAAATTGGAGCGATGAAACATGAGTCGATATTTTAATAACAAAGAGGTTGAACTTCTAGCACCTGCAGGCAATTTCGAGATATTTAAAGAACTATTACACAGTCCTGCTGATGCCTTTTATTTAGGCGGTAAATCCCTAAATATGAGAATGCACAGAAAAAATTTCAACTTTACAGATGAAGAATTAGAAGAAGCAATATCACTTGCACATAAATTTGGCAAAAAAGTATACATCACATTAAACAACCTACTTACCTGTGATGAAATCGAAACAGCAAAAAGTTTTTTAATTTACTTAAATACTATAAAACCCGATGCCCTTATAGTACAAGACCTTAGCTTAATACCGCTCATCAAAGAACTTGGTGTTGACCTTGAACTGCATTCATCTGTGATGATGAATGTCCACAATTTAGAAACTATAAAAAGACTTAGAGCTCTCGGCATAACTAGAGTCGTTACATCTAGAGAAATGAGCTTAAAAACTATAAAAGAATTCTCATCTAAAACTGATATGGAATTCGAATACTTCACTCACGGAGATATGTGTATAGCCCATGGTTCACAATGTCTTTACTCTACTCTACTATTCGGTCAAAGTAGCAATAGAGGCAGGTGTATGAAACCGTGTAGATGGTCTTTCGATATACAAAAAGATGGAATCAGATACAATACAAAATTTCCTTTAGCCGTCAAAGATTTGTCACTATACGAGCATTTACCAGAAATGATAGATTCCAATGTCACATCTTTTAAAATAGAAGGACGAATGAGAGCTGCTGAATATGTATCACATCTCATAGAAAACTATGGGAATGCACTTGATAGATATATTGAAGACCCTGAACACTTCGATAGACAAAAAGACAGCCGAAAACTTCAAGACAGACGTTTGCGCGACCTTTCAACAGCTTTTGCTTTTGGTAATCAAGGACTTGAAAATATAAACTCTCGCTATGAAGGTACTGGTAAATTTTACTCTACAGGAAAAGTTTTCAGTAAACCTAGATTCGTTCCTGAATCGAATGATGAAAGAATAGAAAAAATCAAATCTAGTTTGCCTCAACATGAGAATTCTCTAGCTGAACTTTCAGTACATGTTGTTTCGAAATCACAAGCTCTAGTAGCTTTAAACAATGGTATAAAATACATCTACTTGTCAGGTGATGTTTTCGAACCATTCTCTAAATTTAGCACAGACGATATTCAAGAAATAATAAATAAAAAATCAAATAGCAAAATATATCTATGTACACCAAAAATGATGGATGATACTGATTTTAGAGAATTAGACAATGTATTGGATTCAATTAATGGTTTAGATGGACTAGTTGTTTCAAATCTAGGAGCTATATCATACTTTAGAAATAGAGAATTAGAACTCATAGGAGATACTTCTCTTAATTTCTACAATAATAATGCAATAGATTTTTATAAATCAGAAGGAATATCTCTAGCTGCTCTTTCACTAGAGACAAAATTAGATAATCTAGTAAATATAGTATCTGATTCAAAAATTCCTCTAGAAATATTAGTTCACGGTCTACCAAGTGTAATGTATCTAGACCACGATTTATATGAAAATTTAAATGCTAATTTTGAAACAAAAGAAGGTCATAATAAGTATTTCCCAGAAAATACTATGGTATTAATTGATAGTTTAGAACAAGAACACCCTGTTATGAGGGATTATAGGGGTAAAAATCACATATTACCCTCAAAAGAAATCAATCTATTAAAGCTAATACCATCTCTAAAGAAATCAGGCATAAATAGATTTAGAATAGAGGGCGCTTTATACTCTGATGAAACGCTTGAAAACATAATAAATATATACAGATATGCTTTAGAAAACAACGAAACCGATGCAAATTGTCCTCTGAATTCTATGGGATTTACACTCGGCGCTCTAAACTACGACTAGGAGGATTTAACATGAAAAATTATGCAGGACCTGAAAAACTTATAGAACTAAAAAAACAGTATTTATTTCCAAATGCTATGCATTTTTATAAAAATCCGCCCCAATTAGTTCGAGGCGAAATGCAGTATTTATACGATTCAAATGGAAAGAAATACTTAGACTTTTTTGCTGGAGTATCTGTTATGAATTGCGGACATTGCAACCCAGTTATAGTAGATGCAACTATAAATCAATTAAAAACACTTCAGCACACTACTATAATATATCTAACGGAACCAATGCTTAGACTTGCAGAAAAAATGGCAGATGTTCTTCCAGGGGATTTGAAGCGTACTTTTTTCTGTACAAGTGGTTCTGAAGCAAATGAAGGAGCTCTATTGCTTGCAAGGCTGCATACCAATAGAAAAAAATTTTTGACACTAGAGCACAGCCTTCACGGAAGAACTCATCTGACAATGAGCGCTACAAACATACCAATGTGGAGAATAGATCCCTTTATGTCGGATGATTGTGTATGCATTCCTAGTTTCTATGATTCAAATAAAGAGTTAGATCAAAGTGCTAGAGAATCTTTAGATGCACTTGAAACAATTTTAGAAAACAACCCTGAAGATTTTGCAGCGCTTATAGCTGAGCCTATACAGGGAAATGGTGGTATACTGACTCCACCAAAATGGTATTTCCAAGAAATGAAGTCACTTTTAGAAAAATACGGAGTGCTATTTATAGCTGATGAAGTGCAAACTGGATATGCTAGAACCGGCAAAATGTTTGCTATAGAAAATTTTGATATAGTTCCAGATATTCTAACATCTGCAAAAGCTCTTGGAAATGGACTTCCAATTTCTACATTTAGCTCAAATGATAGTATAGCAAATGCCTTCAATAAACCATCTGCCTCTACTCTTGGAGGCAATCTAGTTTCTTCTGCTACAGCTATTGCAGTTTTAGATTACATGAAAGAAAACAATTTATGTTCTAAAGCTAAAACATTAGGTAATAAACTATTGGACGGTCTTTTAAAGTTAAAGAACAAATACGATTTTATAAAAGATGTTCGCGGATATGGTTTGATGCTCGGAATGGAACTGAACAATGACAAAACAGATGATATTTTGGAGATGCTCCTAGAGCGCGGTATAATACTTGGCAAAAATGGTCTAAACCGAAATGTACTTGCATTTCAGCCTCCACTTGTAATTGAAGAATCCGATGTTGATTTCTTGCTTGAAAATCTAGAGTTTGTTTTTAGTAATTTAGTTTATTAGTAACTTAATTTACTAGTAACAGCTGTGATTAGTAACAAAAATTATTAGTAACAGAGATTATTAGTAACAATAGTGATTAATCACAATAATTATTAGTAATTTAGTTTACTGTTAGCAAAAATGTAGATATCAATAATTTTAGGGTATGAGTAATTGACTTTTCAAAAATCAATTGTTCATACCCTTTTTCGCTCAAAATGTCCTGTATTGTTTCGGAATTCATATATAATGAAATTAACTAGTTCGAAGAAAGGAGCTCTCATCATGAAAGAATATATACAATTAATTATAGATTATATAGACAATCACCTATATGAACCTTTGAATTTAAATGAAATAGCAAATTATATTGGATTTTCCAAATACTATCTAAACCAAGTTTTTAGCATATATACAGGAATGTCTATCATCGAATACTCTAGAAGAAGAAAATTAGAATCTGCAATTGATGATTTAAAAACTAAAAAAAGAATAATAGATATAGCTCTAAACCTTGGATATAGTTCTGAAAGATCTTTTTCTCGAGCTATATTGAGAGAATTCGGACACTCTCCAAGTTATTTCCGTCATAATAAGGTATCAAAAACACGAAAAATTGTTATTTACGATTTGAATCTAAGTATAGATGAATATAGATTTTATAAAAATTTTCCAGATAATCAAAAAAGTTTTTCTAATAGAATTTCTAATAAAGGAGTGTATAACTTGATGGAATACCTAAGTAATGTAAAATACGTAACTATAGACAAAATGACTGTCATTAGCTGTACAATTGAAGGTCAAAATCCTGAAGATGAAGTCATAGCTTTAATGAAGAAGTTATCATCTAAATTTGATTTGCAACCATACCGAGAATTTGGATTTGATTCTCCAGTAAACAGCACTGAAGATGCCATAAATTATAGAGGATATGAATATTGGTTAGCAATAAACAATGAAGACATAGAAAAACTTCCTTCTTCTAATGAATTTAAATTTGAAAATCACAAAGTACTTTTAAAACAAATTCCTAAATATCGATATGCTACAATTCGTATTCAAGATCCTTTTAGCAATCCTTTCGAAAGAATTCCAGGTGGCTGGAAGGCTCTAATCACATGGCTAGAAGATCATGACTTTAAGGAAGCCGATTTCAAAAAATGTTCTAATGCTAATTGTTTAGAAGAAGTTCTCGAAATAGATGGAATTACTGTCATGGATATATTTATTCCTATTGGTTAAAGTAATGTTATGTTTGAAGAGAATGAATTATGAATACTACTTTCATAATTCATTCTCTTATTTTATGTTTTGTTTAATTCTCTAATTTCCACAGTTTTGAACTTTGCTGCAATTTCCACATTTTTTTGTACTCTCCTTCAAGCATCAATAAATTATCATGAGTTCCTTTTTCAATGATTTCTCCATTTTTCATCATAATAATTTGATCTGCACCTTTTATATACTCTAGAGTATGTGCTATCATTATAACTGTTTTATCTTTGGTTAGCACATCTATAGCCCTCTTTATTTCCCAAGATTTTTCTGCATCAATATTTGACATAGCTTCATCTAATAATACTATTGGAACATCTTTCAATATTGCTCTAGCTATTGCTACTCTTTGCCTTTCTCCACCAGAGAGAGTCCTCCCCCCTTCTCTGATTAATGTATCATATCCCTCTTCATACTTACTTATAAAATCATGGCATCTAGCTGCTTTAGCTGCCGCTATTACATCTTCCCTTGAAGCGTTTTCGTTTCCCATTTTTATATTATTAAATATAGTGTCTTCTAATAAATATGAATCTTGAAATACAATACTAATATTTTCTACTAAATTATCATACTTTATATCCGTAATCAAATTTCCACCTATTAATATTTCGCCTTCATCTGAATCAAAAAATCTAGCTATAAGATTTAATAATGTAGTTTTTCCACTTCCCGAGTATCCAACGATAGCATTTAATGTGTTAGCTTTAATCTCAAAATCAATATTCCTAACAGCATATCCTTTAGAATTCGCATACGAGTATGATATACTTTTTCCCACTATACTAGTGTCATTTATACATTTCACTCCATTGTCAATTAATTCTTTTTCACTTTTCAATTTTTCCAACCGATCTAACGCCACTCCCATTATATTAAGTGTTCCGAAATCATGAAATATTGACTCTATGGGTGTATAATATAATGTACTTATTACTGTAAAAAATATAAATACGTTTAAATCAATACTTCTATTAGCATACATCAGCAATCCACCCACAAATAGCAAACCCATACCACTTCGTATTATAATTTGATAAATTGTCATTGGAATTATTGCATTTACCTCATATGATTCTGATTGCTCTTTGTATCTTCTCATTTTCTGTAGGATATTTTCATGTATTTTTTCCGTCATACTATAAGATCTTATTGTTTCCATTCCATTTAGATACTCAATTATTGCTGATATACAATCTTGTTGCGCTTCATGACGCTTTTTTCCGTTAAAAATCAATCGTTCTTTAGACTTAGCATATACAAAAAAACCGGGTAAAAAACCAATAATTGCTAAACAAGTCAATCTCCAGTCTATCATAAACATAACAATACTAGTCATTGCTACGATGCTCATGCCAGCTACATATCTAGCTATAGCATACATACAATGCATCTCTATAAACGTAATATCTGTAGTAAATATCGATGTCAAATCACCCATACCTTGATTTTGAAATACTCCAAGTGGCAATTTTTTAAGTTTTTCACTCTCTTTCATTCTCACCGCCTTCATTATTTCATAACCTGCAGAAGATTGATATTTATTAACTTGATAATAAGAAATATATCTTAGAAACACCACCAAAATTAGATAACCAGTACATTTTGTTAGTGTTTCTTTGCTAAACTCATTAGACACAATTTGGGTTATCGAAAAATAAATCACCAAATAAAGTAAACCTTCAAATATAGCTTGTAATAGTTGAAATCCATTGGCAATGCACAAATCTTTCTTCTTTTCGCCACTTATATCAAATATTCTCTTTATAAGTCTAAACATATTATTTCACGCCCCTTCCAAGTACCCAATCATTTCCTCTGTTGTACGCATCCCACATTTCGCTATATCTTCCTTTCATATTTATAAGCTCTTCATGTCTTCCGTTTTCCTTTATTTCTCCATTTTCTATGACTAATATATGGTCAGCATTCATAATTGTAGATAATCTATGTGCTATGACTATAACCGTCTTATCCTTCATCAATCGTGATAATGCTTCTTGTAATTTACTTTCATTATCTGGATCTATATACGCGGTTGCTTCATCTAGCAACAATATTGGAGACTTCTTTAAAAGTGCTCTAGCTATAGCTATTCGCTGTTTCTCTCCACCAGATAAACCAACTCCCTCTTTTCCCAATATAGTTTCATATCCATTTGGAAGTTTTTTTATAAATTCATGACATGTTGCATCTTTCGCTGCTTGAACTATTTCTTCATCTGTAGCATTTTCATTTCCAATTTTGATATTATCTCTAACAGACATCTCAAATACACTTACATTTTGAGTAACATATGCTATCAATTTTGATAATGTCTCCTGGCGTATATTTCTTATATCTACTCCGTCTATAAATATATTGCCTTCGGCGACATCCCAGAATCTTGAAATCAATTTTACTATTGTACTTTTTCCTCCACCAGAAGGACCCACTAAACCAACTATTTCATTTTTATTTACTCTAAATGATAAATTTTTCAAAACACTTTCCCCACCATATCCAAAATAAACGCTTTCAAAAGATATGTTATTACTTATATCACATATCTTTCTGCTATTATCACAAACGCTCAACTCATCTAATTTCAATATAAAATCTACTCTTTGCGCAATATGAACATTTATATTTAAAATATCTGTAAATTGTGGTATTTTGGCAAGCGGAGAATAAAAACACAGCGAAATAAAAATATATAGCAAAAATTTCACCATACTAATCTCTTGCAAAATATATAAGTATCCAGCCACTGGAAATACAAATACTACCCCTGATGCTAACACAATATCGCTTGTCGTCATTAAATGTCTACTGTCCTTAAACCAACCAACCATAAATTCTTTGTAATTTTCTGACGCACTCTCAAATCTAGAAAATACCTTTTCATTGCCACCAAATATTTTGATCTCTTTCATAGCATTAATATATTCCACCATTGCGTTGTTTAAATTTTGTTGTATAAAAAACATTTTTTGAAAATTTTTGTTTTGCAACAAATTTGTTTTGCGTAAGCAAATTAAAAATATCAATATAGGTATTATCATTACCAATCCTATCCTAAAGTCAGTTATAAACACAAATATCCCTAAAAACAATGGAATTCCTAAACTAGACAATATTTCTGGAACTTGATGTCCATAAAATTGTTCTATTGACTCAATATCGTCAAATACTATATTTTTTAGCTTTCCAGAAGAATTTTCCTCCATGTATCCTTGATTTAGTTTTGAAAATTTTAAAATCAATCTATTTCTTATTTCAAAAACAGCATTATATGCTACTTTGTGGGAAAGTTTCAATGCAAATCCATGAAAAATAATCTTTATTACTATCGACAGCAATATAATCCACGCCCAAGCAAAACTATTTTGCATATTATCTTTATACACTATATTCTCAATAATATTATATAATCCAAACATTGGTATCATGCTGCATAATACTGAAAAAAATTCTGCCATTATTGCTTCAAATATCGTTTTTCGACTATCGTACTCGAGAAAGTTCATCAAAATTTTCGATCCATTAATTATATTTTTAAACATAAAAAAACTCCTTCAATATTTATTTTTTCATCTCGAAAAAATTATACTAAAAAAGTTTTTATATGGTCTCTTTGAATCCGACCTAATTTTATCTCAAAAAATCACACTATATACTTTTGGGTCGAATACTCAAATGGGCTTACTCCATAATATTTTTTAAATGCTACTCCAAACTGACTCTGACTACTATATCCAACTGTTTCAGCAATTTTCAAAATACTTTGATCTGTTGTTTCTAATAAATGAGCTGCTCTTTGCAGTTTCATTTTTTTAAAATAGCTATAAATAGTATCACCATAGATAGTTTTAAATCCTTTTTTCAGCT
It includes:
- a CDS encoding U32 family peptidase, with the translated sequence MSRYFNNKEVELLAPAGNFEIFKELLHSPADAFYLGGKSLNMRMHRKNFNFTDEELEEAISLAHKFGKKVYITLNNLLTCDEIETAKSFLIYLNTIKPDALIVQDLSLIPLIKELGVDLELHSSVMMNVHNLETIKRLRALGITRVVTSREMSLKTIKEFSSKTDMEFEYFTHGDMCIAHGSQCLYSTLLFGQSSNRGRCMKPCRWSFDIQKDGIRYNTKFPLAVKDLSLYEHLPEMIDSNVTSFKIEGRMRAAEYVSHLIENYGNALDRYIEDPEHFDRQKDSRKLQDRRLRDLSTAFAFGNQGLENINSRYEGTGKFYSTGKVFSKPRFVPESNDERIEKIKSSLPQHENSLAELSVHVVSKSQALVALNNGIKYIYLSGDVFEPFSKFSTDDIQEIINKKSNSKIYLCTPKMMDDTDFRELDNVLDSINGLDGLVVSNLGAISYFRNRELELIGDTSLNFYNNNAIDFYKSEGISLAALSLETKLDNLVNIVSDSKIPLEILVHGLPSVMYLDHDLYENLNANFETKEGHNKYFPENTMVLIDSLEQEHPVMRDYRGKNHILPSKEINLLKLIPSLKKSGINRFRIEGALYSDETLENIINIYRYALENNETDANCPLNSMGFTLGALNYD
- a CDS encoding aspartate aminotransferase family protein, which encodes MKNYAGPEKLIELKKQYLFPNAMHFYKNPPQLVRGEMQYLYDSNGKKYLDFFAGVSVMNCGHCNPVIVDATINQLKTLQHTTIIYLTEPMLRLAEKMADVLPGDLKRTFFCTSGSEANEGALLLARLHTNRKKFLTLEHSLHGRTHLTMSATNIPMWRIDPFMSDDCVCIPSFYDSNKELDQSARESLDALETILENNPEDFAALIAEPIQGNGGILTPPKWYFQEMKSLLEKYGVLFIADEVQTGYARTGKMFAIENFDIVPDILTSAKALGNGLPISTFSSNDSIANAFNKPSASTLGGNLVSSATAIAVLDYMKENNLCSKAKTLGNKLLDGLLKLKNKYDFIKDVRGYGLMLGMELNNDKTDDILEMLLERGIILGKNGLNRNVLAFQPPLVIEESDVDFLLENLEFVFSNLVY
- a CDS encoding helix-turn-helix domain-containing protein, with translation MKEYIQLIIDYIDNHLYEPLNLNEIANYIGFSKYYLNQVFSIYTGMSIIEYSRRRKLESAIDDLKTKKRIIDIALNLGYSSERSFSRAILREFGHSPSYFRHNKVSKTRKIVIYDLNLSIDEYRFYKNFPDNQKSFSNRISNKGVYNLMEYLSNVKYVTIDKMTVISCTIEGQNPEDEVIALMKKLSSKFDLQPYREFGFDSPVNSTEDAINYRGYEYWLAINNEDIEKLPSSNEFKFENHKVLLKQIPKYRYATIRIQDPFSNPFERIPGGWKALITWLEDHDFKEADFKKCSNANCLEEVLEIDGITVMDIFIPIG
- a CDS encoding ABC transporter ATP-binding protein/permease, yielding MFRLIKRIFDISGEKKKDLCIANGFQLLQAIFEGLLYLVIYFSITQIVSNEFSKETLTKCTGYLILVVFLRYISYYQVNKYQSSAGYEIMKAVRMKESEKLKKLPLGVFQNQGMGDLTSIFTTDITFIEMHCMYAIARYVAGMSIVAMTSIVMFMIDWRLTCLAIIGFLPGFFVYAKSKERLIFNGKKRHEAQQDCISAIIEYLNGMETIRSYSMTEKIHENILQKMRRYKEQSESYEVNAIIPMTIYQIIIRSGMGLLFVGGLLMYANRSIDLNVFIFFTVISTLYYTPIESIFHDFGTLNIMGVALDRLEKLKSEKELIDNGVKCINDTSIVGKSISYSYANSKGYAVRNIDFEIKANTLNAIVGYSGSGKTTLLNLIARFFDSDEGEILIGGNLITDIKYDNLVENISIVFQDSYLLEDTIFNNIKMGNENASREDVIAAAKAARCHDFISKYEEGYDTLIREGGRTLSGGERQRVAIARAILKDVPIVLLDEAMSNIDAEKSWEIKRAIDVLTKDKTVIMIAHTLEYIKGADQIIMMKNGEIIEKGTHDNLLMLEGEYKKMWKLQQSSKLWKLEN
- a CDS encoding ABC transporter ATP-binding protein/permease; translation: MFKNIINGSKILMNFLEYDSRKTIFEAIMAEFFSVLCSMIPMFGLYNIIENIVYKDNMQNSFAWAWIILLSIVIKIIFHGFALKLSHKVAYNAVFEIRNRLILKFSKLNQGYMEENSSGKLKNIVFDDIESIEQFYGHQVPEILSSLGIPLFLGIFVFITDFRIGLVMIIPILIFLICLRKTNLLQNKNFQKMFFIQQNLNNAMVEYINAMKEIKIFGGNEKVFSRFESASENYKEFMVGWFKDSRHLMTTSDIVLASGVVFVFPVAGYLYILQEISMVKFLLYIFISLCFYSPLAKIPQFTDILNINVHIAQRVDFILKLDELSVCDNSRKICDISNNISFESVYFGYGGESVLKNLSFRVNKNEIVGLVGPSGGGKSTIVKLISRFWDVAEGNIFIDGVDIRNIRQETLSKLIAYVTQNVSVFEMSVRDNIKIGNENATDEEIVQAAKDATCHEFIKKLPNGYETILGKEGVGLSGGEKQRIAIARALLKKSPILLLDEATAYIDPDNESKLQEALSRLMKDKTVIVIAHRLSTIMNADHILVIENGEIKENGRHEELINMKGRYSEMWDAYNRGNDWVLGRGVK